One part of the Corallococcus caeni genome encodes these proteins:
- the argH gene encoding argininosuccinate lyase — protein MAETLWGKGQPLDAAIHAFTVGDDPVVDLSLVPHDALGSAAHARMLAHVGLLAPDAASSLVAALHALHDEARAGRFTIRPEQEDGHTALEAALVERTGEAGKRIHLARSRNDQVLLALRLFMREELLALGARTAELAGTFLDFAQAHADLPLPGYTHLRRAMPSTFGLWGMAFAEGLLEELEALKGVWGRLDRCPLGAAAGFGVPLPIDREYVARLLGFSRVQRSPIDAQDSRGRHEAALLTWACSVAGTLEKWLWDVQLYSMDEFGFLALPDAFTTGSSIMPQKKNPDVVELARGRCRELRGLAHQVEAVAGGLPSSYHRDFQLLKRPTLQALTSAKALLEVLSRLVPALKVNAEKARAACDDTLYAAHHAYALVAKGQPFRDAYREVGRQLNDGSFQPDRGALTATHLGGAGNLGLATAREELNDARDWLTRTHAQQAEAAARVWAP, from the coding sequence GTGGCTGAGACATTGTGGGGCAAGGGCCAGCCGCTGGACGCGGCCATCCACGCCTTCACCGTGGGCGATGACCCGGTGGTGGACCTGTCGCTGGTGCCGCACGACGCGCTGGGCAGCGCCGCGCACGCCCGCATGCTCGCGCACGTGGGGCTGCTCGCGCCGGACGCCGCGAGCTCGCTCGTGGCCGCGCTGCACGCGCTGCACGACGAGGCGCGCGCGGGCCGCTTCACCATCCGCCCGGAGCAGGAGGACGGCCACACCGCGCTGGAGGCCGCGCTCGTGGAGCGCACCGGCGAGGCGGGCAAGCGCATCCACCTGGCGCGCTCGCGCAACGACCAGGTGCTGCTGGCCCTGCGCCTCTTCATGCGCGAGGAACTGCTCGCGCTGGGCGCGCGCACGGCGGAGCTGGCGGGCACGTTCCTCGACTTCGCGCAGGCGCATGCGGACCTGCCCCTGCCCGGCTACACGCACCTGCGCCGCGCGATGCCGTCCACCTTCGGCCTGTGGGGCATGGCGTTCGCCGAAGGGCTGCTGGAGGAGTTGGAGGCGCTGAAGGGCGTGTGGGGGCGGCTCGACCGCTGCCCGCTGGGCGCCGCCGCGGGCTTCGGTGTGCCGCTGCCCATCGACCGTGAATATGTCGCGCGGTTGCTCGGTTTCAGTCGAGTTCAACGCAGCCCCATCGACGCGCAGGACAGTCGGGGGCGGCATGAAGCGGCGCTGCTCACCTGGGCGTGCTCGGTGGCGGGCACTCTGGAGAAGTGGCTTTGGGACGTGCAGCTCTACAGCATGGACGAGTTCGGCTTCCTGGCCCTGCCGGATGCCTTCACGACCGGCTCGTCCATCATGCCGCAGAAGAAGAACCCGGACGTGGTGGAGCTGGCCCGGGGCCGCTGCCGCGAGCTGCGCGGCCTGGCGCATCAGGTGGAGGCGGTGGCCGGTGGGCTTCCCTCCAGCTACCACCGTGACTTCCAGCTGCTGAAGCGCCCCACCCTCCAGGCCCTCACCAGCGCGAAGGCGCTGCTGGAGGTGCTGTCGCGGCTGGTGCCCGCGCTGAAGGTGAACGCGGAGAAGGCTCGCGCGGCGTGCGACGACACGCTCTACGCCGCGCACCACGCCTACGCGCTCGTGGCGAAGGGCCAGCCCTTCCGCGACGCGTACCGGGAGGTGGGCCGTCAGTTGAACGACGGCAGCTTCCAGCCGGACCGCGGCGCGCTGACGGCCACCCACCTGGGGGGCGCCGGCAACCTGGGCCTCGCCACCGCGCGCGAGGAACTGAACGACGCGCGCGACTGGCTCACGCGCACCCATGCACAGCAGGCCGAGGCCGCCGCGCGCGTCTGGGCCCCCTGA
- a CDS encoding M20/M25/M40 family metallo-hydrolase has product MNPAELLTALVATPSVSGDEARIADLVSGHAEGWGARVHRQGHNVWFSVGSGPKRLLVNSHLDTVKPCAGWDTEPHEAVWKDDTLYGLGANDAKGCVTAMLLTAKALLEEGAPSGVECVFALTAEEETGGKGLGPLLSTLGPLDAAIVGEPTSLKPCTAQRGMLLLRCVAHGKSGHVAHAHTGGLGSESNAILKAARDIQAVSALRFPAHPLLGEARAQVTQVSGGLARNQVPDRCEFFVDLRTTPGMDHAKVAQDVGEALESEVVVHSARYLPKGTDASHPLVRAAVAASGQGTVGSSTTSDWAFLGDIPAVKVGPGDTLRSHQANEYLTRAELEAGLAFYRRLLHGYAGEVSRG; this is encoded by the coding sequence TTGAACCCCGCCGAGCTGCTCACCGCGCTGGTCGCCACGCCCAGCGTCTCCGGCGACGAGGCCCGCATCGCGGACCTCGTGTCGGGCCATGCGGAAGGCTGGGGTGCCCGCGTGCACCGCCAGGGCCACAACGTGTGGTTCAGCGTGGGCAGCGGTCCGAAGCGCCTGCTCGTGAACTCCCACCTGGACACGGTGAAGCCGTGCGCCGGGTGGGACACGGAGCCGCACGAGGCCGTGTGGAAGGACGACACGCTCTACGGCCTGGGCGCCAACGACGCCAAGGGCTGCGTCACCGCCATGCTCCTCACCGCGAAGGCGCTCCTGGAAGAAGGCGCGCCCTCCGGTGTCGAGTGCGTCTTCGCGCTCACCGCCGAGGAGGAGACGGGCGGCAAGGGGCTGGGCCCCCTGCTCTCCACGCTGGGGCCGCTGGACGCCGCCATCGTGGGCGAGCCCACGTCGCTCAAGCCCTGCACGGCGCAGCGGGGCATGCTGCTGTTGCGCTGCGTGGCGCACGGCAAGAGCGGCCACGTCGCGCACGCGCACACGGGAGGCCTGGGCTCGGAGTCCAACGCCATCCTCAAGGCGGCCCGGGACATCCAGGCAGTGTCCGCGCTGCGCTTCCCCGCGCACCCGCTGTTGGGTGAGGCGCGGGCACAGGTGACGCAGGTGTCCGGCGGACTGGCGCGCAACCAGGTGCCGGACCGGTGCGAGTTCTTCGTGGACCTGCGCACCACGCCGGGCATGGACCACGCGAAGGTGGCGCAAGACGTGGGCGAGGCGTTGGAGAGCGAGGTGGTGGTGCACTCGGCGCGCTACCTGCCCAAGGGCACGGACGCGTCGCACCCGCTGGTGCGCGCGGCGGTGGCGGCGTCGGGCCAGGGGACGGTGGGCTCCAGCACCACGTCCGACTGGGCATTCCTGGGCGACATCCCGGCGGTGAAGGTGGGCCCGGGCGACACGCTGCGGAGCCACCAGGCGAACGAGTACCTCACGCGCGCGGAGCTGGAGGCGGGGCTCGCGTTCTATCGACGACTGCTGCACGGCTATGCCGGGGAGGTGTCGCGTGGCTGA
- the argB gene encoding acetylglutamate kinase: MPLSPDPYAALRNAAKYVKQFRSKTFVVKLGGAVLTDPRTRKTACEQIALLWAFSIRPVVVHGGGPELDALCDALHLPIEKVAGRRVTSAPVLDAAKMVLAGKLHTDLLADLQAAGVPAVGLSGVDAGLIKARKRPPVLVTEPGETQGRMVDYGLVGDIESVDTRVVEHLRSADYVPVIAPLSGGQDGAVYNTNADTVAAALAAALHAEKLFFMVEVPGLLKDVSDPSSLISLATLSDLASLEAEGRLTGGMRPKAHAMRHALVGGVGSVHLVSGKQSDALLEEVFTNEGSGTMVVREHPVKHGEAKG, from the coding sequence GTGCCTTTGTCTCCCGACCCGTACGCCGCCCTTCGCAACGCGGCGAAGTACGTGAAGCAGTTCCGCAGCAAGACCTTCGTGGTGAAGCTGGGCGGCGCCGTGCTGACGGATCCGCGCACGCGCAAGACGGCGTGCGAGCAGATCGCCCTGCTGTGGGCCTTCTCCATCCGCCCCGTCGTGGTGCACGGCGGCGGTCCGGAGCTGGACGCGCTCTGTGACGCCCTGCACCTGCCCATCGAGAAGGTGGCCGGCCGCCGCGTCACCTCCGCGCCCGTGCTGGACGCGGCGAAGATGGTGCTCGCGGGCAAGCTGCACACGGACCTGCTCGCGGACCTCCAGGCCGCGGGCGTGCCCGCGGTGGGCCTGTCCGGCGTGGACGCGGGCCTCATCAAGGCGCGCAAGCGTCCGCCCGTGCTGGTGACGGAGCCCGGCGAGACGCAGGGCCGCATGGTGGACTACGGCCTCGTGGGCGACATCGAGTCGGTGGACACGCGCGTCGTGGAGCACCTGCGAAGCGCGGACTACGTGCCCGTCATCGCCCCGCTGTCGGGCGGCCAGGACGGCGCCGTGTACAACACCAACGCGGACACGGTGGCGGCGGCCCTGGCGGCGGCGCTGCATGCGGAGAAGCTCTTCTTCATGGTGGAGGTGCCGGGGCTCCTCAAGGACGTCTCCGACCCGTCGTCGCTCATCTCGCTGGCCACGCTGTCGGACCTGGCGTCCCTGGAGGCGGAAGGGCGGCTCACGGGCGGCATGCGTCCCAAGGCGCACGCCATGCGCCACGCGCTCGTGGGCGGCGTGGGCAGCGTGCACCTGGTGAGCGGCAAGCAGTCCGACGCGCTCCTGGAGGAGGTGTTCACCAACGAGGGCAGCGGCACCATGGTCGTGCGCGAGCACCCGGTGAAGCACGGCGAGGCCAAGGGTTGA
- a CDS encoding N-acetylornithine carbamoyltransferase has protein sequence MKHVTRIQDLGPEGVEAVLSQAAAWKQKDPGALFPGKILGMVFFNPSLRTRTSFEAVMLRAGGHAIVLDVGSGVWKLEDRPGAVMNADRAEHIKEASPVLSRFVDMLGIRTFSQGGGDEEDEADPVINAFRKWATVPVVSMESAREHPCQGLADALTLRETFGTTKKLPVTLTWAPHIKPLPKAVPNSFLLSAAAAGCEVRVAHPPGFDLHPAVRAEAEAYAKATGGSITYTHDQDEALVGSRAVYAKSWGPTAQTASTPTDVAALLASYSGWMPTRRHMAKAAKDAAFLHCLPVRRNVEVADEVLDHASSRVVDEAGNRYHVQRALLAWMRGG, from the coding sequence ATGAAGCATGTCACCCGCATCCAGGACCTGGGCCCGGAAGGCGTCGAGGCGGTCCTCTCGCAGGCGGCCGCGTGGAAGCAGAAGGACCCCGGGGCGCTGTTCCCCGGGAAGATCCTGGGCATGGTGTTCTTCAACCCGTCGCTGCGCACGCGTACGTCCTTCGAGGCCGTGATGCTGCGCGCGGGCGGGCACGCCATCGTGCTCGACGTGGGCTCTGGCGTGTGGAAGCTGGAGGACCGGCCCGGCGCGGTGATGAACGCGGACCGCGCGGAGCACATCAAGGAGGCGTCGCCCGTCCTGTCGCGCTTCGTGGACATGCTCGGCATCCGCACGTTCTCCCAGGGCGGCGGTGACGAGGAGGACGAGGCCGACCCCGTCATCAACGCCTTCCGCAAGTGGGCCACCGTGCCGGTGGTGAGCATGGAGTCCGCGCGCGAGCACCCCTGCCAGGGCCTGGCGGACGCGCTCACGCTGCGCGAGACGTTCGGCACCACGAAGAAGCTGCCGGTGACGCTCACCTGGGCGCCGCACATCAAGCCCCTGCCCAAGGCGGTGCCCAACTCGTTCCTGCTGTCCGCAGCGGCCGCGGGCTGCGAGGTGCGCGTGGCGCATCCGCCGGGCTTCGACCTGCACCCGGCCGTGCGCGCGGAAGCCGAGGCCTACGCCAAGGCCACCGGCGGCAGCATCACGTACACCCACGACCAGGACGAGGCGCTGGTGGGCAGCCGCGCTGTCTACGCGAAGTCCTGGGGCCCCACCGCGCAGACCGCGAGCACGCCCACGGACGTGGCGGCGCTGCTCGCGTCGTACTCGGGGTGGATGCCCACGCGCCGGCACATGGCGAAGGCCGCGAAGGACGCGGCGTTCCTGCACTGCCTGCCCGTGCGCCGCAACGTGGAGGTCGCCGACGAGGTGCTGGATCACGCGAGCAGCCGCGTCGTGGACGAGGCGGGCAACCGCTACCACGTGCAGCGCGCCCTCCTGGCCTGGATGCGCGGCGGCTGA
- a CDS encoding arginine repressor, with protein MNLDDAILQLISRQDVPDQAVLQTLLEEAGHAPSQSTLSRRLKKLSVQKVNGRYQRTEPPVVPVPLAPRVTIIEAPPNMLVLKTAPGYAQIFGLALDREEVEGLAGTVAGDDTIFIAVRDPSLLQDVREAVEQLIQRGP; from the coding sequence ATGAACCTGGACGACGCCATCCTTCAGCTCATCTCCCGGCAGGACGTTCCGGATCAGGCGGTGCTGCAGACGTTGCTGGAGGAGGCGGGGCACGCGCCCAGCCAGTCCACGCTGTCGCGGCGGCTGAAGAAGCTGAGCGTGCAGAAGGTGAACGGGCGCTATCAGCGCACGGAGCCGCCGGTGGTGCCGGTGCCGCTCGCGCCGCGCGTGACCATCATCGAGGCGCCGCCCAACATGCTCGTGCTGAAGACGGCGCCCGGCTACGCGCAGATCTTCGGGCTGGCGCTGGACCGCGAGGAGGTGGAGGGCCTGGCGGGCACGGTCGCGGGCGACGACACCATCTTCATCGCGGTGAGGGATCCGTCGCTCCTGCAGGACGTGCGCGAGGCGGTGGAGCAGCTCATCCAGCGCGGCCCGTGA
- a CDS encoding 2'-5' RNA ligase family protein: MTSASEAPLLVTAELEPETFARLDGLRRRYFPPERNVIPAHVSLFHHLPASEQAAVEAALEVVTERPAPTLRFGKLRSLGRGMAVDVEAQGLVPVHRELTRAFAEWLTPQDRQPFRPHVTLMNKASVEEAKAALVELGAGWSSFESPAPALLLWRYLGGPWELVRRFPFTGRAG, from the coding sequence ATGACCTCCGCCTCCGAAGCCCCGCTGCTCGTCACCGCTGAGCTGGAGCCGGAGACCTTCGCGCGCCTGGACGGCCTGCGCCGCCGCTACTTCCCGCCCGAGCGCAACGTCATCCCCGCGCACGTCTCCCTCTTCCACCACCTGCCCGCGTCCGAGCAGGCCGCCGTGGAGGCCGCGCTCGAGGTCGTCACCGAACGTCCCGCGCCCACGCTGCGCTTTGGAAAATTGCGAAGCCTGGGGCGCGGCATGGCGGTGGACGTGGAGGCGCAGGGCCTGGTCCCCGTGCACCGCGAGCTGACCCGAGCGTTCGCGGAGTGGCTCACGCCGCAGGACCGGCAGCCCTTCCGGCCCCACGTCACGCTGATGAACAAGGCCTCCGTCGAGGAGGCGAAGGCCGCCCTCGTGGAGCTGGGCGCGGGCTGGTCCTCCTTCGAGTCTCCCGCCCCGGCGCTGCTGCTCTGGCGCTACCTCGGAGGCCCGTGGGAGCTCGTGCGGCGCTTCCCGTTCACGGGCCGCGCTGGATGA
- a CDS encoding NADPH-dependent F420 reductase encodes MKIGIIGAGLIGGTLARRWTKLGHEVSIANSRGPETLRDLAKETGAKAVTVQEAANAGEVVVVTIPQKAVPDLPKGLFAKVPKDVVVIDTGNYYPVRDGQIADLLSGTTESEWVANHLGRPVIKAFNNIFFQSLLDKGTPKGTPGRVALPVAGDPPEHRAKVLKLVEELGFDAIDAGSLADSWRQQPGTPVYTHDLDAAGVKKALAAAERSRLPEYRNNADTSLKNFLASQK; translated from the coding sequence ATGAAGATCGGAATCATTGGCGCGGGGTTGATCGGCGGAACCCTGGCTCGCAGGTGGACGAAGCTGGGGCACGAGGTGTCCATCGCGAATTCGCGCGGGCCGGAGACCCTGCGTGACCTGGCGAAGGAGACGGGCGCGAAGGCCGTCACCGTCCAGGAGGCCGCGAACGCCGGAGAGGTCGTCGTCGTGACCATCCCCCAGAAGGCAGTGCCGGACCTGCCCAAGGGCCTCTTCGCGAAGGTGCCGAAGGACGTCGTGGTCATCGACACGGGCAACTACTACCCCGTGCGCGACGGGCAGATCGCGGACCTGCTCAGCGGCACCACGGAGAGCGAGTGGGTCGCGAATCATCTGGGCCGCCCCGTCATCAAGGCCTTCAACAACATCTTCTTCCAGAGCCTGCTGGACAAGGGCACCCCGAAGGGCACGCCCGGCCGGGTGGCCCTGCCGGTCGCGGGGGATCCGCCCGAGCACCGCGCGAAGGTGCTCAAGCTGGTGGAGGAGCTCGGCTTCGACGCCATCGACGCGGGCAGCCTCGCCGACTCCTGGCGCCAGCAGCCCGGCACCCCGGTCTACACGCACGACCTTGATGCCGCGGGCGTGAAGAAGGCCCTCGCCGCCGCCGAGCGCTCGCGTCTGCCGGAGTACCGGAACAACGCCGACACCTCGCTGAAGAACTTCCTCGCGTCGCAGAAGTGA